The proteins below come from a single Serratia fonticola genomic window:
- a CDS encoding fimbrial protein — MNKNLLAVAVLAASAFSTAAFAADGKVNFAGEIIDQACTVHSDSENQTVTLGKVYVGAFKGGAGVTAASKDFSLILQNCPDTVKAATVRFDGIQVAGNDAVLALTDEPGVATGVGVQIADNNNKVINLHTDSSVYPLSSTDDNVLGFVARYYATSATVTAGKANAVSNFTIIYQ, encoded by the coding sequence ATGAACAAGAATCTGCTCGCCGTAGCTGTATTGGCTGCCTCCGCGTTTTCCACCGCTGCGTTCGCTGCAGACGGCAAAGTCAACTTCGCTGGTGAAATCATCGATCAAGCTTGTACCGTGCATTCTGACTCAGAAAACCAGACCGTTACTCTGGGTAAAGTGTATGTCGGCGCATTCAAGGGTGGCGCGGGTGTCACTGCTGCTTCTAAGGATTTCTCCCTGATCCTGCAGAACTGCCCAGATACGGTTAAAGCGGCGACAGTGCGTTTTGATGGTATCCAGGTCGCGGGTAACGATGCCGTTCTGGCGCTGACCGATGAGCCAGGTGTTGCCACCGGTGTTGGTGTTCAGATTGCTGACAACAACAACAAAGTGATTAACCTGCACACGGATTCCAGCGTTTACCCACTGAGCAGCACCGATGATAACGTGCTCGGGTTTGTTGCACGTTATTACGCGACTTCAGCCACCGTAACGGCTGGCAAGGCTAACGCAGTGAGCAACTTTACCATTATCTATCAGTAA
- a CDS encoding tyrosine-type DNA invertase, with product MTSRKHLTPSEVEKLLEATLKGKNPERDYCLIYMCFIHGCRVSEINSWRLSDIDLEGGNIYIHRLKNGFSTVHPLYVRERKCLQRWMAKRKQYRGADSEWLFLSNRGSRLSRQRIYWLIRNYSEAANLEVNAHPHMLRHGCGFALADRGIDTRLIQDFLGHRNIQNTVLYTASNARRFKEVW from the coding sequence ATGACCAGTCGTAAACATTTAACGCCTTCCGAAGTGGAAAAGCTGCTAGAGGCAACGCTGAAAGGCAAGAACCCAGAGAGAGATTACTGTTTGATTTATATGTGCTTTATTCATGGTTGCCGCGTGAGTGAAATCAATAGCTGGCGGCTGTCAGATATCGACCTTGAAGGTGGCAATATTTATATTCATCGATTGAAGAACGGCTTCTCAACGGTTCATCCTTTGTATGTGCGCGAGCGGAAATGTTTACAGCGTTGGATGGCCAAGAGAAAACAGTACCGTGGCGCGGATAGCGAGTGGTTGTTTCTTTCTAACCGGGGATCTCGTTTATCACGCCAGCGAATTTATTGGCTAATTCGTAATTACAGTGAAGCGGCCAATCTGGAGGTCAATGCACATCCCCATATGCTGCGTCATGGCTGCGGTTTTGCCTTGGCGGACCGGGGAATAGATACGCGCTTGATTCAGGATTTTCTTGGCCATAGGAATATTCAGAATACGGTGTTATATACGGCAAGCAATGCCAGGCGGTTCAAGGAAGTATGGTGA
- a CDS encoding SDR family oxidoreductase — MTKQWVLVTGGSRGIGRALVEELAKQWNVVFTCRSGQSASAAVIEACAGLPGWVESCICDGSDELAVDVAAPPLLARLGAPFAVIHNAGITQDDLHIQQTGERWRQVIDTNLNAIFYWNRHLLPAMMAQGEGAMVLMSSVTGIKGNTGQTAYGASKAAMIGLGKSLALEVARFGIRVNSLLPGIIESEMTQAIPPEALKALRKQIPLRRLGKASEVARTTAFLIGDDSRYMTGQILVLDGGLTV; from the coding sequence ATGACTAAACAATGGGTGTTGGTGACCGGTGGGAGCCGGGGGATTGGCCGCGCATTGGTGGAAGAATTGGCCAAGCAGTGGAACGTGGTGTTCACCTGCCGTAGCGGCCAGTCGGCCAGCGCGGCGGTGATTGAAGCCTGCGCGGGTTTGCCGGGCTGGGTGGAAAGCTGCATCTGTGACGGCAGTGACGAGCTGGCGGTAGACGTTGCAGCTCCGCCGTTGCTGGCACGCCTAGGTGCGCCTTTTGCGGTGATCCATAACGCCGGGATCACGCAGGATGATTTGCATATCCAGCAAACCGGTGAGCGCTGGCGGCAGGTGATCGATACCAACCTCAACGCCATCTTCTACTGGAACCGGCACCTGCTGCCCGCCATGATGGCGCAGGGGGAAGGGGCGATGGTGCTGATGTCCTCAGTGACGGGTATCAAGGGCAACACCGGGCAAACGGCCTACGGGGCCAGTAAGGCGGCGATGATCGGCCTGGGGAAATCTCTGGCGCTGGAAGTGGCGCGCTTTGGTATCCGGGTGAACAGCTTGCTGCCCGGGATTATCGAAAGCGAGATGACACAGGCCATTCCGCCGGAGGCGCTGAAAGCGCTGCGCAAGCAAATTCCTCTGCGTCGTCTGGGCAAAGCCAGCGAGGTAGCACGTACCACCGCGTTTCTCATCGGTGATGACAGCCGTTACATGACGGGGCAAATTTTGGTGCTAGACGGTGGTTTGACCGTCTGA
- a CDS encoding acyl carrier protein, giving the protein MENYQQVYDTVTEMICDAKDLEMADLAPEMPLHQLKLDSLDYVELMVLAKREFGATLTAEMFINQPTMTLGELCQNLADAQK; this is encoded by the coding sequence ATGGAAAACTACCAACAGGTTTACGACACCGTCACGGAAATGATTTGTGATGCCAAAGATCTCGAGATGGCCGATCTGGCGCCAGAGATGCCCCTGCACCAGTTGAAGCTGGACAGTCTGGACTATGTGGAGCTGATGGTATTGGCCAAACGTGAGTTTGGGGCCACGCTCACCGCCGAAATGTTCATCAATCAGCCGACTATGACGCTGGGTGAACTCTGTCAAAACCTGGCCGATGCGCAAAAGTAA